A stretch of Spirosoma oryzicola DNA encodes these proteins:
- a CDS encoding exo-beta-N-acetylmuramidase NamZ family protein — protein MISLRNLFFFACCLVVFACQGQTNQKAPGSSDIQTGADQMALYLPALQGKRVGMVVNHTSRIGKTHLVDSLIARGVTVKTIFAPEHGFRGEATDGEKISNSRDPRTGVFITSLYGRNNKPTPAQMDSLDVVIFDIQDVGTRFYTYISTMHYVMEACAENNKPLIILDRPNPNGHYIDGPVLDPKFKSFVGMHPIPVVHGLTVGELARMINGEGWLAGRKTCPLTVVPVKNYTHQTPYVLPVRPSPNLPNQQAVLLYPSLCFFEGTVVSVGRGTDKQFQVIGSPYTKYGPYTFTPVDKPGAINPPMEGQLCYGIDLSTVAISKKEMMLNYFFDFFKGASDKSKFFLANNGIDRLAGTDQLRLQMIAGVSEAKIRASWRPALGAYKITRAKYLLYP, from the coding sequence ATGATTTCGTTACGTAATCTGTTCTTCTTTGCCTGTTGTCTGGTCGTTTTTGCCTGCCAGGGTCAAACGAATCAAAAAGCGCCCGGCTCATCGGATATTCAAACCGGAGCTGACCAAATGGCGCTTTATCTGCCCGCCTTACAAGGCAAACGCGTGGGTATGGTTGTCAATCATACATCGCGGATTGGTAAAACCCATCTGGTCGATAGCTTGATTGCACGCGGGGTGACTGTGAAAACCATCTTTGCGCCGGAGCATGGATTTCGGGGAGAGGCCACCGATGGCGAAAAAATCAGCAACAGCCGTGACCCGCGCACCGGCGTTTTTATAACGTCTTTATACGGTCGGAACAACAAGCCAACGCCCGCTCAAATGGATTCGCTGGATGTTGTCATCTTCGATATTCAGGACGTAGGAACGCGGTTTTACACGTACATCAGCACCATGCATTACGTTATGGAAGCCTGCGCCGAAAACAATAAACCGCTGATTATTCTTGATCGCCCTAACCCAAACGGCCACTACATCGACGGTCCGGTGCTTGATCCGAAGTTTAAGTCGTTTGTGGGTATGCATCCGATCCCGGTGGTTCACGGCCTGACCGTTGGTGAGCTGGCGCGGATGATCAACGGGGAAGGCTGGCTGGCCGGTCGGAAAACGTGTCCGCTGACCGTAGTGCCCGTCAAAAACTACACACACCAGACGCCCTATGTACTGCCGGTTCGGCCTTCGCCCAATCTGCCCAATCAACAGGCTGTGTTGTTGTATCCATCGCTTTGTTTTTTCGAAGGAACGGTCGTGAGTGTAGGCCGGGGAACGGACAAGCAGTTTCAAGTGATTGGCTCGCCCTACACCAAGTACGGACCTTACACGTTTACACCGGTTGACAAGCCCGGCGCGATCAATCCGCCGATGGAAGGACAACTTTGTTACGGGATAGACTTATCGACAGTTGCCATCTCGAAGAAGGAAATGATGCTTAATTATTTCTTTGACTTCTTCAAAGGGGCTAGTGATAAAAGTAAGTTTTTCCTGGCCAACAACGGTATCGACCGCCTGGCGGGTACTGACCAGCTACGGTTGCAGATGATCGCAGGCGTGTCCGAAGCCAAGATCCGGGCAAGCTGGCGACCGGCGCTGGGCGCTTACAAGATAACCCGCGCCAAGTATTTGTTATATCCATAA
- a CDS encoding PepSY-associated TM helix domain-containing protein, producing MTVKKLVGKLHLWLGMASGLIVFVISLTGCILAFEQEIKNATEPYRFIQTPANGKLLPPSVLKAKAEAALPRKTANGVLYEAAGRSATVGFYNFDPEFYYVVYINPYTGEILKVWDEDEDFFHFILHGHYYLWLPEKVGQPVVASATLIFLVLLISGLVLWWPKNKSAAKQRFNVKWNAAWRRKNYDLHNVLGFYVMVVGLVFAVTGLVWGFQWFSKAMYRATGGTGSAEYIIPPSDSTATPVVSSVATGVDRIWLKLRRENPTQQGINLSFPKLPNESIYSYVNYRPGTYYKVDYHYFDQRTLKELSVDSPYSGNYADATFANKFRRMNYDLHIGAIWGLPGKILAFCASLICASLPVTGFLVWWGRRTKKRPVKRVVARPVAVGSQL from the coding sequence ATGACGGTAAAAAAACTGGTTGGAAAGCTGCACCTCTGGCTCGGCATGGCGTCCGGGCTGATTGTATTTGTCATTAGCCTCACGGGATGTATTCTTGCTTTTGAGCAGGAGATCAAAAATGCTACCGAGCCTTACCGGTTTATTCAGACTCCGGCCAATGGAAAGTTGTTACCGCCGTCGGTACTCAAAGCAAAGGCAGAAGCCGCGCTGCCGCGTAAGACCGCCAATGGTGTTTTGTACGAAGCCGCCGGGCGAAGTGCTACCGTTGGCTTCTATAATTTCGACCCGGAGTTTTATTACGTGGTGTACATCAACCCCTACACGGGTGAAATTCTGAAAGTATGGGATGAGGACGAAGACTTTTTCCATTTCATCCTGCACGGACATTACTATTTATGGTTACCCGAAAAGGTGGGTCAGCCTGTAGTGGCATCGGCTACGCTTATTTTCCTGGTGTTACTGATTAGTGGCCTAGTGCTTTGGTGGCCCAAGAACAAAAGTGCGGCTAAACAGCGATTCAACGTCAAGTGGAACGCTGCTTGGCGTCGGAAGAATTACGATCTGCACAACGTATTGGGTTTTTACGTGATGGTTGTCGGGCTGGTTTTTGCGGTAACTGGTTTGGTGTGGGGGTTTCAGTGGTTTTCGAAAGCGATGTACCGCGCTACGGGCGGGACTGGATCGGCTGAGTATATCATACCACCTTCTGACTCGACCGCTACACCAGTTGTATCGTCGGTGGCTACCGGAGTGGACCGTATCTGGTTGAAACTACGCCGGGAAAATCCAACGCAGCAAGGCATAAATCTGTCTTTCCCCAAACTGCCCAATGAGTCTATTTATTCGTATGTCAACTATCGACCGGGCACGTATTACAAAGTAGACTACCATTACTTCGATCAGCGTACTTTAAAAGAACTATCGGTTGACAGTCCCTACAGCGGTAACTACGCCGATGCTACGTTTGCTAACAAGTTCCGGCGCATGAATTATGATCTTCACATTGGCGCAATTTGGGGGTTGCCGGGTAAAATTCTGGCGTTTTGTGCAAGCCTGATCTGCGCTAGTCTGCCCGTAACAGGCTTCCTGGTCTGGTGGGGACGGCGAACCAAAAAACGCCCCGTCAAACGGGTTGTTGCCAGGCCGGTAGCCGTTGGTAGTCAGCTGTGA
- a CDS encoding DUF2911 domain-containing protein yields MTTKYISRVMMLALAGVLLTMVSWAQGDKANRPSPPATASGKIKDATITINYGSPSVKGRQVWDPSGTLAPYGKVWRAGANEATTFETDKAIKVEGKELPAGKYGFFAIPGEKEWTIIFNKVANQWGAFKYDQAQDQLRVTAKPKKSAQMNERLAYDVTNQAVVLKWENVEVPIAVQ; encoded by the coding sequence ATGACAACAAAGTACATTAGCCGAGTAATGATGCTGGCCCTGGCAGGCGTCTTACTAACAATGGTTTCGTGGGCACAAGGCGACAAAGCCAATCGTCCCAGTCCACCTGCTACAGCCAGCGGAAAAATAAAAGACGCCACAATTACCATCAACTACGGCAGTCCATCGGTCAAAGGGCGTCAGGTCTGGGACCCTAGCGGTACACTGGCTCCTTATGGCAAAGTATGGCGGGCCGGTGCCAACGAAGCCACTACTTTCGAAACAGATAAAGCCATCAAGGTAGAGGGCAAAGAGCTACCCGCCGGTAAGTATGGCTTTTTCGCGATTCCCGGCGAAAAGGAGTGGACCATTATTTTCAATAAAGTAGCGAACCAGTGGGGCGCTTTCAAATACGATCAGGCTCAGGATCAGTTGCGCGTAACAGCCAAGCCGAAAAAATCGGCCCAAATGAATGAACGGCTGGCATACGACGTAACGAATCAGGCGGTCGTGCTAAAATGGGAGAATGTAGAGGTTCCAATTGCTGTTCAGTAA
- the guaA gene encoding glutamine-hydrolyzing GMP synthase, translating into MATEQILILDFGSQYTQLIARRVRELNVYCEIHPYNHIPTITPNIKGIILSGSPSSVRDADAPEVHLAAFRHKMPVLGVCYGAQLLAHTSGGEVQASAIREYGRAKLGTVNTDNTLMQGIDPHSQVWMSHADTITNVPDNFNIIASTDTVRVAAFQVEGEETYGIQFHPEVTHSLQGKILLQNFVVDICGCSQDWTAESFVETTVAQLKEKIGNDKVVLGLSGGVDSSVAAVLIHQAIGANLYCIFVDNGVLRKDEFAGVLESYKTLGLNVKGVDAKDQFYTALAGLTDPEAKRKAIGKTFIDVFDHEAHLIEGVSWLGQGTIYPDVIESVSVKGPSATIKSHHNVGGLPDFMKLKVVEPLNTLFKDEVRAVGRTMGLPEYILGRHPFPGPGLAIRILGDITPEKVEILQQVDALFIDGLKREGLYDKVWQAGAILLPVQSVGVMGDERTYERVVALRAVTSVDGMTADWAHLPYEFLADISNEIINRVKGVNRVVYDISSKPPATIEWE; encoded by the coding sequence ATGGCCACTGAACAGATTCTTATTCTGGATTTTGGTTCACAGTACACCCAACTTATTGCCCGCCGGGTGCGTGAACTGAACGTTTACTGCGAAATCCATCCGTACAATCACATTCCAACGATTACCCCCAATATCAAGGGCATCATTCTTTCGGGAAGTCCATCGTCTGTCCGCGACGCCGATGCGCCCGAAGTTCATCTAGCGGCCTTCCGCCACAAAATGCCGGTCCTTGGCGTATGCTACGGGGCTCAGTTGCTGGCTCATACGAGCGGTGGCGAGGTGCAGGCGTCTGCGATTCGGGAGTATGGCCGGGCTAAACTAGGCACCGTCAACACCGACAACACGCTGATGCAGGGCATCGACCCGCATTCGCAGGTTTGGATGTCGCACGCTGACACGATCACCAACGTTCCTGATAACTTTAATATCATTGCCTCAACCGATACCGTTCGCGTAGCGGCTTTTCAGGTTGAAGGTGAAGAAACGTACGGCATTCAATTTCACCCCGAAGTGACGCATTCGCTCCAGGGAAAAATCTTGCTTCAAAACTTCGTTGTTGACATTTGCGGCTGTTCGCAAGACTGGACAGCGGAGTCATTCGTCGAAACGACGGTCGCTCAGTTGAAAGAAAAAATCGGTAACGATAAGGTCGTGCTGGGACTATCCGGCGGGGTCGATTCGTCCGTAGCGGCTGTACTGATTCATCAGGCGATTGGAGCTAATCTGTATTGCATCTTCGTCGATAATGGCGTATTGCGGAAAGACGAGTTCGCTGGCGTATTGGAATCGTACAAAACGCTCGGCTTGAACGTCAAAGGTGTTGATGCGAAAGATCAGTTTTACACGGCTCTCGCTGGCCTGACCGATCCCGAAGCCAAACGGAAAGCTATCGGCAAAACGTTTATCGACGTATTTGACCACGAAGCGCACTTGATCGAAGGTGTATCGTGGTTAGGGCAGGGTACTATTTATCCCGACGTCATTGAGTCGGTTTCGGTAAAAGGACCTTCGGCAACGATCAAATCGCACCACAACGTAGGCGGTTTACCCGATTTCATGAAGCTGAAAGTGGTAGAGCCGCTCAATACGCTCTTTAAAGACGAGGTTCGGGCCGTAGGGCGGACGATGGGTTTGCCGGAGTACATTCTGGGACGCCATCCATTCCCCGGTCCCGGTCTGGCTATTCGTATCCTGGGTGACATTACTCCCGAGAAAGTTGAGATTCTTCAGCAGGTGGACGCCCTGTTTATCGACGGTCTGAAGCGTGAAGGACTGTACGACAAGGTTTGGCAGGCGGGTGCTATCCTGCTGCCGGTGCAGTCGGTTGGCGTTATGGGTGATGAGCGTACGTACGAACGCGTCGTTGCTCTCCGGGCTGTAACGAGTGTGGATGGGATGACCGCCGATTGGGCGCACCTACCGTATGAGTTCCTCGCCGATATTTCGAACGAAATTATCAACCGGGTTAAAGGCGTTAACCGGGTTGTTTACGATATCTCTTCGAAACCACCCGCTACTATTGAGTGGGAATAA
- a CDS encoding ABC transporter permease, whose translation MNVPIFLARKVRHAPEGSFSATVTRVGIISIALGLAILIVAFSVLFGFKNTIQQKIFLFGAHLQVSKFTNNNSYQETPLSLDTKLYQDSTQTPGVQHIQGVALKAGILKTSDELTGVILKGVGRDYNWNLFNGSLVAGTVPTVGADTGTGSTQLLISQYMANQLKVNVGESIPLYFLGNPPRARKMTVVGIYETGLEEVDKTIALGDIRLIQRLNKWGPDSVGSYEIFVNDFNRLDATANTIFDVMTPDMRLTRVTDQYRPLFDWMVLLDRNMVILLALITFVASFNMVSVLLVLMMERTPMIGLLKALGSPDSIIRRMFLFVGLNMVGWGLLIGNAVGLGLCFIQDRFKLIPLDPKNYFMNYVPIVWDWSTILALNAATLLLIAVVLWMPTFIISRIRPVKALAFKK comes from the coding sequence TTGAACGTCCCCATTTTTCTGGCCCGCAAGGTCCGTCATGCACCCGAGGGTAGTTTCTCGGCTACTGTCACCCGCGTTGGCATCATCAGCATCGCCCTTGGCCTAGCCATCCTGATTGTCGCCTTTTCGGTGCTATTTGGCTTTAAGAACACCATTCAGCAGAAAATTTTTCTGTTCGGGGCGCATTTACAGGTTAGTAAATTCACGAACAATAATTCCTACCAGGAAACGCCTTTATCCCTCGACACAAAACTTTATCAGGATAGTACCCAGACTCCTGGTGTGCAGCATATTCAGGGCGTTGCGCTGAAAGCCGGAATTTTAAAGACCAGTGACGAACTGACCGGCGTTATTCTGAAAGGTGTAGGACGCGATTACAACTGGAATCTGTTCAATGGTTCGCTCGTAGCGGGCACGGTACCAACCGTTGGTGCCGACACCGGAACGGGTTCTACCCAATTACTGATCAGTCAGTACATGGCCAATCAGTTGAAAGTCAACGTGGGCGAAAGCATTCCGCTGTATTTTTTGGGCAATCCGCCACGCGCCCGCAAAATGACGGTGGTCGGCATTTATGAAACGGGGCTGGAAGAGGTAGACAAGACTATTGCTCTGGGAGACATCCGGCTTATTCAACGCCTGAACAAATGGGGTCCCGACTCGGTCGGTAGTTACGAGATCTTCGTCAACGATTTTAACCGGCTGGATGCCACGGCCAACACGATTTTCGACGTGATGACGCCCGACATGCGGCTCACGCGCGTAACCGATCAGTACCGCCCGCTCTTCGACTGGATGGTGCTTCTCGACCGCAACATGGTCATTCTGCTAGCCCTGATCACCTTTGTGGCGTCCTTCAATATGGTGTCGGTATTGCTGGTACTGATGATGGAACGAACGCCCATGATTGGTCTTCTGAAAGCCCTGGGTAGTCCCGATTCAATTATCCGACGAATGTTTTTATTCGTCGGTCTAAATATGGTCGGCTGGGGCTTACTCATTGGCAATGCCGTCGGCCTTGGCCTTTGCTTTATTCAGGACCGGTTTAAGCTAATCCCGCTCGATCCGAAAAATTACTTCATGAATTATGTCCCGATTGTCTGGGACTGGTCAACTATTCTGGCCCTGAATGCAGCAACGCTTCTGTTGATTGCTGTTGTACTCTGGATGCCGACGTTTATTATCAGCCGCATCAGACCAGTAAAGGCACTGGCTTTCAAAAAATAG
- a CDS encoding sialate O-acetylesterase translates to MYFFRYPLKTCLCFFLFLPNLYAQLEITFPTSRLVLQRDNDNRANVPVTGQCPTNATQIRAQLTVRQGGNPTGWVVLDNAPSNGVFQGTFTGVTGGWYNLEVKAYAGDTELASTNMDRVGVGEVFVTAGQSNSWGVNCYSGQANDDRVSIINYWTGQAGQFSENALPFAVSHADLSSGLNNTGMFPGAYLYLWGALGDRLVAQHNIPVMFYGASYPATNSKHWVRTANGEESWGSLSNNMPYRLLGATILHYLKRTGVRAVLWHQGEGDNYYQSYNDYVNNIGTVIDKSRAQMGFGKLSWVVSRVSYIPATLGSEYNNHETDPNIIAAQNTLASQPNNWAGPATDGMIYPIYRKGDYFHLHFDSDDCPSLVDVWSQSLPPTYFANTQPSLPNRTILLTTGYVFPFTTSPGQQVQVPYFSRVPTRADNQYQVDILSETGCYLATLATGTANPLPVNLPGWANGRYRFRVKSTSPAITGEVSEPITINGSGNGLPSNLPPNVLTTTRNGNWNDVQVWSCGWIPSLNDTTELKHTVTIPSGFQAHTSQLRYADGSKLIYENGSLLRIGTN, encoded by the coding sequence ATGTACTTTTTTCGCTATCCACTAAAAACATGTCTTTGTTTTTTCCTTTTCTTACCCAACCTGTATGCACAACTGGAAATCACGTTTCCAACGAGCCGACTCGTTCTTCAACGTGATAATGACAACCGGGCCAATGTGCCCGTGACGGGTCAATGCCCAACCAATGCCACACAAATTCGGGCGCAGTTAACGGTTCGTCAGGGCGGTAACCCTACCGGCTGGGTTGTACTCGACAATGCGCCCAGCAATGGCGTATTTCAGGGTACGTTTACTGGTGTGACGGGCGGATGGTACAACCTGGAGGTAAAAGCCTATGCGGGCGATACCGAACTAGCGTCTACCAACATGGATCGGGTTGGGGTTGGTGAGGTATTTGTCACGGCTGGCCAGTCAAATTCCTGGGGTGTCAATTGCTACAGCGGACAGGCCAATGACGATCGGGTTTCGATCATCAATTACTGGACTGGTCAGGCCGGGCAGTTCTCCGAAAATGCGTTGCCTTTTGCGGTCAGCCACGCCGATTTATCAAGCGGTCTCAACAATACGGGTATGTTTCCGGGCGCTTACCTGTATCTCTGGGGTGCACTAGGCGACCGACTGGTTGCTCAACACAACATACCGGTTATGTTTTACGGCGCTTCTTACCCTGCCACAAATTCTAAACATTGGGTCCGCACGGCCAACGGCGAAGAAAGCTGGGGAAGTTTATCAAACAATATGCCTTACCGGCTTTTGGGTGCTACCATTCTGCATTACCTGAAACGGACCGGAGTACGAGCGGTTTTGTGGCATCAGGGTGAAGGCGATAATTACTACCAGTCGTACAATGATTATGTCAATAACATTGGTACGGTTATCGACAAATCGCGGGCGCAGATGGGGTTCGGCAAGTTAAGCTGGGTTGTCTCGCGGGTTAGTTACATTCCGGCTACGCTCGGCAGCGAATACAACAACCACGAAACCGATCCGAATATTATCGCAGCGCAGAATACGCTGGCAAGCCAGCCGAATAACTGGGCAGGTCCTGCCACCGACGGCATGATTTACCCCATTTACCGCAAAGGCGATTATTTTCACCTCCACTTCGATTCCGATGATTGCCCGTCGCTGGTCGATGTGTGGAGTCAGTCGCTTCCCCCCACCTATTTTGCGAACACGCAGCCCTCACTGCCGAACCGCACCATTTTGCTCACAACGGGCTACGTATTTCCGTTTACGACAAGTCCCGGCCAGCAGGTTCAGGTACCTTATTTTTCACGCGTACCCACGCGAGCAGACAACCAATACCAGGTTGACATTTTAAGCGAAACAGGCTGTTATCTGGCAACGCTGGCGACAGGGACAGCCAATCCTCTACCCGTCAATCTACCCGGCTGGGCCAATGGTCGCTACCGCTTTCGCGTAAAGTCAACGTCGCCCGCCATAACGGGTGAAGTCAGCGAACCCATAACGATTAACGGCTCCGGTAACGGTCTACCGTCGAACCTACCACCCAACGTGTTAACTACCACACGCAACGGCAATTGGAACGACGTACAGGTGTGGTCGTGCGGCTGGATACCGTCGTTGAATGACACTACCGAGTTGAAGCATACGGTCACTATACCAAGTGGGTTTCAGGCACACACCAGCCAGCTACGCTATGCCGATGGCTCCAAATTGATCTACGAAAACGGCAGCCTGTTGCGAATTGGGACGAATTGA